Proteins encoded within one genomic window of Nordella sp. HKS 07:
- a CDS encoding DHCW motif cupin fold protein, whose protein sequence is MKLPEHAFSTTDWSAIVPTEHPGESGTAFWRTLNIGDIRIRVVEYSPGYLADHWCDRGHILYVLEGELNTELKDGRRFTLTAGMSYQVSDHGDASHRSSTAKGAKLFIVD, encoded by the coding sequence ATGAAGTTGCCTGAGCATGCCTTTTCTACGACCGATTGGTCGGCAATCGTGCCCACCGAGCACCCGGGCGAGAGCGGTACGGCCTTCTGGCGCACACTGAATATCGGCGACATACGCATAAGGGTGGTGGAGTACAGTCCCGGCTATCTGGCAGATCATTGGTGCGACCGCGGCCACATCCTCTATGTGCTTGAGGGTGAACTGAATACGGAACTGAAGGACGGCCGGCGCTTTACGCTGACGGCGGGCATGAGCTACCAGGTCTCCGATCATGGCGACGCGTCGCACAGGTCCTCAACGGCCAAGGGCGCTAAACTGTTCATCGTCGACTGA
- the selD gene encoding selenide, water dikinase SelD — protein sequence MAAPFTAELAPAPFRLTSLAHGGGCGCKLSPSVLQQLLADEVKINPFRQLLVGTETGDDAAVWQIDDETCVIATTDFFMPMVDDPYDFGRIAATNAISDVYAMGGRPIMALAILGMPLDKIPTPMVREILKGGRDVCGAAGIPVAGGHSIDSPEPIYGLAVIGTCRPEDVRRNSNAKPGDALILTKAIGVGIYSAAIKKERLAPSGYAEMIQSTTLLNRIGAELAQDPNVHAITDVTGFGLLGHALEMARGSSCALVIRAGDIPLFSEAASLARDGYVTGASRRNWASYGEAVMLPEDMPEWCRHLLTDPQTSGGLLIACQGDGAAALVEKIITAGNPSARLVGHVEQGPSSVSVQA from the coding sequence ATGGCAGCACCGTTTACGGCTGAACTCGCGCCTGCTCCCTTCCGCCTGACCAGCCTCGCTCATGGCGGCGGCTGCGGCTGTAAGCTGTCGCCTTCCGTCCTGCAGCAGCTTCTTGCCGATGAGGTCAAGATCAATCCCTTCCGGCAGCTCCTGGTCGGTACCGAGACTGGCGATGATGCCGCCGTCTGGCAGATCGACGATGAAACCTGCGTCATCGCGACCACCGATTTCTTCATGCCGATGGTGGACGATCCTTATGATTTCGGCCGCATCGCGGCGACCAATGCCATTTCCGATGTCTACGCGATGGGCGGCCGGCCGATCATGGCGCTGGCGATCCTCGGCATGCCGCTCGACAAGATACCGACGCCCATGGTCCGTGAAATCCTGAAAGGAGGCAGAGACGTCTGCGGCGCAGCGGGAATCCCGGTCGCGGGCGGCCATTCGATCGATTCACCCGAGCCCATTTATGGTCTCGCCGTGATCGGCACATGCCGGCCGGAGGATGTCAGGCGCAACTCGAACGCAAAGCCGGGAGATGCCTTGATCCTGACCAAAGCGATCGGCGTCGGCATCTATTCCGCCGCCATCAAGAAAGAGAGGCTCGCTCCGAGCGGCTATGCCGAAATGATCCAATCGACCACCCTTCTCAACCGGATCGGTGCTGAGCTGGCGCAGGACCCGAATGTCCATGCGATCACCGACGTGACCGGTTTCGGGCTGCTTGGACATGCGCTCGAAATGGCGCGCGGCTCCAGTTGCGCTCTCGTCATCCGGGCCGGCGATATTCCGCTCTTTTCTGAAGCGGCATCGCTTGCCCGTGACGGCTATGTCACCGGCGCGTCACGGCGCAACTGGGCAAGCTATGGCGAAGCGGTGATGCTGCCTGAGGATATGCCGGAATGGTGCCGCCATCTTCTCACCGATCCGCAGACTTCAGGCGGGTTGCTGATCGCCTGCCAAGGCGACGGCGCAGCGGCACTGGTGGAAAAGATCATCACGGCAGGCAATCCGTCGGCCCGGCTGGTGGGCCATGTGGAACAAGGGCCGTCTTCCGTATCAGTCCAGGCGTGA